One Pseudodesulfovibrio cashew DNA window includes the following coding sequences:
- a CDS encoding LytTR family DNA-binding domain-containing protein — protein sequence MMKIRTLIVDDEAPARNELAYLLTSFPDIECREAGTARQALELIRNDSPDLVFLDIQMPGRDGFDVLREARCLPDPPLFVFVTAYDQYAIRAFEKNAVDYLLKPLTSERLKVSVERVRDLLGGREPGADPQPELNTLLAARPESAPLPRLTVERNGRLQLIDYEDIVYFELVERKIVVNTFDGSFPCHGLATLDDLEARVGGAPFLRINRSAVVNLNRVKEFSPWTGGKYNLILDDDGSTELTLSRGRVKDFKQRLGL from the coding sequence ATGATGAAAATACGCACGCTCATAGTCGACGACGAGGCCCCGGCCCGCAACGAACTCGCCTACCTGCTGACAAGCTTCCCGGACATAGAGTGCCGTGAAGCCGGAACCGCACGGCAGGCCCTGGAGCTGATCCGAAACGACTCGCCCGATCTGGTCTTCCTCGACATCCAGATGCCGGGAAGGGACGGTTTCGACGTGCTCCGGGAGGCGCGTTGCCTGCCTGATCCGCCCCTCTTCGTCTTCGTCACCGCCTATGACCAGTATGCCATCCGCGCCTTTGAGAAGAACGCCGTGGACTACCTGCTCAAGCCCCTGACCTCGGAGCGGCTCAAGGTCAGCGTGGAGCGGGTCCGAGACCTGCTAGGCGGCAGGGAGCCCGGGGCCGACCCGCAGCCGGAGTTGAACACTCTCCTGGCCGCCAGGCCCGAGAGCGCTCCCCTGCCCCGCCTGACCGTGGAGCGCAACGGGCGGCTCCAGCTCATCGATTACGAAGACATCGTCTATTTCGAGCTGGTGGAGCGCAAGATCGTGGTCAACACCTTTGACGGGAGCTTTCCCTGCCATGGTCTGGCCACCCTGGACGATCTGGAGGCCCGCGTGGGGGGCGCGCCATTCCTGCGTATCAACCGCAGCGCCGTGGTCAACCTCAACCGGGTCAAGGAGTTCTCTCCCTGGACCGGCGGCAAGTACAACCTGATCCTGGATGACGACGGGTCCACGGAACTGACCCTCAGCCGGGGCCGGGTCAAGGACTTCAAGCAGCGTCTCGGGCTCTAG
- a CDS encoding LytS/YhcK type 5TM receptor domain-containing protein has translation MFEYILTLLMTLVGRFGAMLAIGLFVLTLAPIGKLGVNRRPERQYRWLLGLLFGFLGIMGTYGGDIVFDSYANLRGVYVITGGLLGGPLVGFLAGLIAGGHRFLIDIGGFSTIPCSLATFLEGIAAGYVSLHLKENNLNWKAAFVVALVGESIHQMMVLTMAKPFEQAVELVKVIALPMIAVNTFGAVLFIQTLYLLFEYRSRRDSSRISQVMDIASQTVSHLRFGLNEQSALETARIIWDRVPVAAVDIAGQDRVLAHLGAGDDHHVQGQPLRTKATLKVMQTGEPVFLRSPKAIGCDHPDCPLQSAVIVPLRKGEQIVGCLKLYGTEDIKLHKVHFELAKGLGALFSTQLELQDIQTKNQLLASAEIRRLQTQINPHFLFNSLNTIGSFTRTNPDKARALLAELAMYMRRNLDAEDGFTRIGSELDQIRSYLKIEQARFGDRVRSEWSLDEGVEDIEIPSLIIQPLVENGVKHGILGRDEGGTIAIRIARDNGLLMVEIADDGVGMSPDTLRQVLLSEGEFADEDHIGVRNCNQRLQQIYGPAHTLSIASQPDRGTRVSFTIPYASAAA, from the coding sequence ATGTTCGAATACATCCTCACGCTGCTGATGACCCTGGTGGGCCGTTTCGGGGCCATGCTCGCCATCGGCCTCTTCGTGCTCACCCTGGCCCCCATCGGCAAGCTCGGGGTCAACCGGCGGCCCGAGCGGCAATACCGCTGGCTGCTCGGCCTGCTCTTCGGCTTCCTGGGCATCATGGGCACCTACGGCGGCGACATCGTCTTCGACTCGTACGCCAACCTGCGCGGGGTCTACGTCATCACCGGCGGCCTGCTCGGCGGCCCGCTGGTGGGCTTCCTCGCCGGGCTCATCGCCGGGGGCCACCGCTTCCTCATCGACATCGGCGGGTTCAGCACCATCCCGTGCAGCCTGGCCACCTTCCTGGAGGGCATCGCGGCGGGCTACGTCTCCCTGCACCTCAAGGAAAACAACCTCAACTGGAAGGCCGCCTTCGTGGTGGCGCTGGTGGGCGAGTCCATCCACCAGATGATGGTCCTGACCATGGCCAAGCCCTTCGAGCAGGCCGTGGAGCTGGTCAAGGTCATTGCACTGCCCATGATCGCGGTAAACACCTTCGGCGCGGTGCTCTTCATCCAGACCCTGTACCTGCTCTTCGAGTACCGCTCCCGGCGCGACTCCAGCCGCATCAGCCAGGTCATGGACATCGCCAGCCAGACCGTGTCCCACCTGCGCTTCGGCCTGAACGAACAGTCCGCCCTGGAGACGGCGCGAATCATCTGGGACCGCGTGCCCGTGGCCGCCGTGGACATTGCCGGGCAGGACCGCGTCCTGGCGCACCTCGGCGCGGGTGACGACCACCATGTCCAGGGCCAGCCCCTGCGCACCAAGGCGACCCTGAAGGTAATGCAGACCGGCGAACCCGTGTTCCTGCGCTCGCCCAAAGCCATCGGCTGCGATCACCCGGACTGCCCGCTCCAGTCGGCGGTCATCGTGCCCCTGCGCAAGGGGGAGCAGATCGTGGGCTGCCTCAAGCTCTACGGCACCGAGGACATCAAGCTGCACAAGGTCCACTTCGAGCTGGCCAAGGGGCTGGGGGCGCTCTTCTCCACCCAGCTGGAGCTCCAGGACATCCAGACCAAGAACCAGCTTCTTGCCAGTGCGGAGATCCGCCGTCTCCAGACCCAGATCAACCCGCACTTCCTGTTCAACTCCCTGAACACCATAGGCTCCTTCACCAGGACCAACCCGGACAAGGCGCGCGCCCTGCTGGCCGAGCTGGCCATGTACATGCGCCGCAACCTGGACGCCGAGGACGGCTTCACCCGCATAGGGTCCGAGCTGGACCAGATCCGCTCCTACCTCAAGATCGAGCAGGCCCGGTTCGGAGACCGCGTGCGCAGCGAGTGGAGCCTGGACGAGGGCGTGGAGGACATCGAGATCCCGTCCCTGATCATCCAGCCCCTGGTGGAGAACGGAGTCAAGCACGGCATCCTCGGGCGTGACGAGGGCGGCACCATCGCCATCCGCATCGCCAGGGACAACGGCTTGCTCATGGTGGAGATAGCCGACGACGGCGTGGGCATGAGCCCTGACACCCTGCGCCAGGTGCTCCTGAGCGAGGGGGAATTCGCCGACGAGGACCACATCGGCGTACGCAACTGCAACCAGCGGCTGCAGCAGATTTACGGCCCGGCCCATACCCTCTCCATCGCCAGCCAGCCGGACCGGGGCACACGCGTCTCGTTCACCATTCCGTACGCCTCGGCGGCCGCGTAA
- a CDS encoding carbon starvation protein A, with amino-acid sequence MDAMLMMLAAFAGYIVMYQLYGRYIGRKIFALSGQAPVPAKEMEDGVDYVPTKKEIIFGHHFTSIAGTGPIVGPAIAVIWGWVPAMIWIFVGSIMMGAVHDFGALILSMRNQGKSVSEITSKYINPRTKLFFFVVVFLDLLIITAIFGLVIAVIFNMYPASVLPVWLEVPIAMWLGFMIYRRGANALTWSIVALVLMYATVVLGTYLPIKLSAIGGLPPTGIWTVALLVYAFIASTLPVTTLLQPRDFINSHQLLVALALMVIGVFAATFSGSQLHIVAPAVQAAPEGAPPMLPFLFITIACGAISGFHSLVSSGTTAKQVESENDSLFVGYGSMLTEAVLSTLVIVAVAAGIGLGYHTGEGATLTGIDAWSTHYSSWAAAKGLGSKIAAFVYGAANMIEAAGIPHAVALAIMGVFVASFAGTTMDTATRIERYALTELFSNSPIRIFENKYVSTAVAVFLAGCLAFSSGGDGKGALSLWPLFGCINQILAALVLTTVTVYLKQRGGLSWIISGIPAIFLGAMTVWAILINQGMYMEKGNMLLSSLNLLVLCVSLWVAAEAIIKFLKTEAGTPATEAS; translated from the coding sequence ATGGATGCCATGCTCATGATGCTGGCGGCCTTTGCCGGGTACATCGTCATGTACCAGCTCTACGGCCGCTACATCGGAAGGAAAATCTTCGCCCTGTCGGGCCAGGCCCCCGTGCCTGCCAAGGAAATGGAAGACGGGGTCGACTACGTGCCGACCAAAAAGGAAATCATCTTCGGCCACCACTTCACCTCAATCGCGGGAACCGGCCCCATCGTGGGACCGGCCATCGCCGTCATCTGGGGCTGGGTCCCGGCCATGATCTGGATCTTCGTGGGCTCGATCATGATGGGCGCCGTGCACGACTTCGGCGCGCTGATCCTGTCCATGCGCAACCAGGGCAAATCCGTCTCGGAGATCACCTCCAAGTATATCAACCCGCGCACCAAGCTGTTCTTCTTCGTGGTGGTCTTCCTCGACCTGCTGATCATCACCGCCATCTTCGGCCTGGTCATCGCGGTCATCTTCAACATGTATCCGGCCTCGGTGCTCCCGGTCTGGCTTGAAGTGCCCATCGCCATGTGGCTCGGCTTCATGATCTACCGCCGCGGGGCCAACGCCCTGACCTGGTCCATCGTCGCCCTGGTGCTCATGTACGCCACCGTGGTCCTCGGCACCTACCTGCCCATCAAACTGTCGGCCATCGGCGGCCTGCCGCCCACCGGCATCTGGACTGTGGCCCTGCTGGTCTACGCCTTCATCGCGTCCACCCTGCCCGTGACCACGCTGCTCCAGCCGCGCGACTTCATCAACTCCCACCAGCTCCTGGTGGCCCTGGCCCTGATGGTCATCGGCGTGTTCGCCGCCACCTTCTCAGGCTCCCAGCTGCACATCGTGGCCCCGGCAGTGCAGGCCGCTCCCGAAGGCGCGCCGCCCATGCTGCCCTTCCTGTTCATCACCATTGCCTGCGGCGCCATCTCCGGCTTCCACTCCCTGGTCTCGTCCGGAACCACGGCCAAGCAGGTCGAGAGCGAAAACGACTCCCTGTTCGTGGGCTACGGCAGCATGCTGACCGAAGCCGTGCTCTCCACCCTGGTCATCGTGGCCGTGGCTGCGGGCATCGGCCTGGGCTATCACACCGGCGAAGGCGCTACCCTGACCGGCATCGACGCATGGTCCACCCACTACTCCTCCTGGGCCGCGGCCAAGGGGCTGGGTTCCAAGATCGCCGCATTTGTCTACGGCGCCGCCAACATGATCGAGGCCGCCGGCATCCCGCACGCCGTGGCCCTGGCCATCATGGGTGTGTTCGTGGCCTCCTTCGCGGGGACGACCATGGACACTGCCACACGTATCGAGCGCTACGCTCTGACCGAGCTGTTCAGCAACAGCCCGATCCGCATCTTCGAGAACAAGTACGTGTCCACCGCCGTGGCCGTGTTCCTGGCCGGTTGCCTGGCCTTCTCGTCCGGCGGCGACGGCAAGGGAGCCCTGTCCCTGTGGCCGCTGTTCGGCTGTATCAACCAGATCCTGGCGGCCCTGGTGCTGACCACCGTGACCGTCTACCTCAAGCAGCGCGGCGGCCTGAGCTGGATCATCTCCGGCATCCCGGCGATCTTCCTCGGGGCCATGACCGTGTGGGCCATCCTGATCAACCAGGGCATGTACATGGAGAAAGGCAACATGTTACTGTCCTCCCTGAACCTCCTGGTGCTCTGCGTCTCCCTGTGGGTCGCGGCGGAGGCCATCATCAAGTTCCTCAAGACCGAAGCCGGAACTCCGGCAACGGAAGCAAGCTAA